In a single window of the Rhodamnia argentea isolate NSW1041297 chromosome 2, ASM2092103v1, whole genome shotgun sequence genome:
- the LOC115751614 gene encoding uncharacterized protein LOC115751614, with product MAKRSDFAQKLLDDLRLRKERLATSQSSSRSHYKTGDAYGYSRQTYQGSTQNRTGALRSANTQSRSGGGQKLLYSGEASNQIVAFRRGQSSQQIGDLSMALALAFENGGKLRRMDSSGNASMLTFLQQIGRGSMELNQMERINSMDRRHSSTIRVPNLSQFHIKEISKGAQKLNQILRAWSNGANLDRYSMEIGKELLKGAMDLEESLRMLVNLEDASEFMTEPQRKNRLVLLDDDDDDNEGDVIKSTDQKQLVLPPRFSFDDPARRSRGNQQFKAIQRPGLPALTYPAEAKSFLRKEQTQSHVRTASHKRSTSFSNNTQNLSPLQEQANLSNSPQAKPEKGKISNVIAKLMGLEELPENPDTRYILEKDKSSNQTSDRKLPKTQGSTGNVEPKTRDALNLSVPRIRMTKPGKNLSTQDIPSIALGGEKRHAANSFRLELVSSTEKLARKETQEVNSETKKERTNTDPFNPNSGDQKRKQEADRRKDVKTTREERSAEVPDNKGKAYNDELYHMAPRTPRKKDFRPTLQEKLGYKERKLQAEKRNADVLFPFHPQKPQRDNGFEQSFVLQRPEPPEEKRMRVEMKSQDVKSKGSEIVHKTSPKPVQEEVLSFQRKNLHLDQPKPQKFGPADSICYTQADKLPDQSRPQNRVPRRVKSEPGKSRNSTVPVVEEKRILEPAPRARKVTEPLKNKMPRKLNEMKKKGGALVKPLPQASYKEGAKQIRRARLDGPAETEQGKTNKLAHREHNVKSTTAEASLQWLTTNAHEHQKEAEQLAPAYACDVDESHELEEARSFPYDLNQNVSSVILNDPHFNSEELGRDEELISATIVSEPADGTPGETTHTHRPDKSEDWDDSKYGVQEKLTECEKRLKHILMRSQLFLNTADALFKLDSPVALLPISYENSRGDDDKLILDCGYEIMKRKGRKQELAAHPFMKISVAFVRVRTLDDLVKQLIRNFNQLKRHGRDGNPECEPEYYVPKMLEVDVDVGDPDTNCMWDFGWNDAMSAFLEKDDVVRDVEKQVISGLIDEMTRDLLDA from the exons ATGGCAAAGCGGTCCGATTTCGCTCAGAAGCTGTTGGACGACCTCAGGCTGCGGAAAGAACGCCTGGCCACATCTCAGAGCTCGAGCCGATCGCATTACAAGACAGGAG ATGCATATGGCTACTCAAGGCAAACATACCAAGGATCAACACAGAATAGGACG GGTGCTCTGAGAAGTGCAAACACTCAAAGTAGGTCGGGTGGAGGCCAGAAATTACTTTACAGCGGAGAAGCTTCAAACCAGATAGTCGCGTTCCGCAGAGGCCAGAGTTCACAGCAAATAGGAGACCTGTCCATGGCTCTCGCTCTCGCCTTCGAAAATGGAGGAAAGCTCCGAAGGATGGATTCGTCGGGCAATGCTTCGATGCTAACTTTCCTGCAGCAAATAGGCCGAGGCTCTATGGAACTCAACCAGATGGAAAGGATAAACAGCATGGATCGGCGTCATTCGTCGACCATCCGAGTCCCGAACCTCTCTCAATTCCACATCAAAGAGATATCGAAGGGCGCGCAGAAATTGAATCAGATCCTAAGGGCTTGGTCGAACGGAGCAAACTTGGATAGGTATTCGATGGAAATCGGAAAAGAGCTATTGAAAGGGGCCATGGATTTGGAAGAGTCGCTGCGGATGCTAGTGAACTTGGAGGATGCTTCAGAGTTCATGACCGAGCCACAGAGGAAGAACCGCTTAGTCCTGCTggacgatgacgacgacgacaacgaAGGAGACGTAATAAAGAGTACTGACCAGAAGCAGCTTGTCCTGCCACCAAGGTTCTCCTTTGATGATCCGGCCAGACGCTCTCGCGGCAATCAACAATTTAAGGCCATTCAAAGGCCTGGATTGCCGGCTTTGACTTATCCTGCAGAAGCCAAAAGTTTTCTCCGCAAAGAGCAAACTCAATCTCACGTCAGAACAGCTTCTCACAAGCGGTCAACTAGCTTTAGCAATAATACCCAAAACCTCTCCCCGCTCCAGGAACAGGCGAATCTCTCCAATTCACCGCAAGCGAAAccggaaaagggaaaaatctccAATGTTATCGCTAAACTTATGGGGCTTGAAGAACTTCCAGAAAATCCCGATACAAGATATATCCTGGAGAAGGATAAGAGCTCCAATCAGACATCAGACAGGAAGCTCCCAAAGACACAAGGGAGCACTGGGAATGTCGAACCGAAGACCAGAGATGCTCTCAATCTTTCCGTGCCACGCATCCGAATGACAAAGCCAGGAAAGAATCTATCGACTCAGGACATCCCCAGTATAGCTCTGGGAGGGGAAAAGAGACATGCTGCTAACAGCTTTAGATTGGAGTTGGTCAGCTCGACTGAAAAACTGGCCCGGAAGGAAACTCAAGAAGTCAACAGTGAAACAAAGAAGGAGCGAACAAACACCGACCCGTTCAATCCAAACAGCGGAGACCAAAAGCGTAAGCAGGAAGCAGATAGGAGGAAAGATGTCAAAACgacgagagaagagagaagtgCAGAGGTTCCGGACAACAAGGGAAAGGCCTACAATGACGAGCTGTATCATATGGCACCAAGAAcaccaagaaaaaaagatttcaGACCGACCCTGCAAGAAAAGCTGGGGTACAAGGAAAGGAAATTACAGGCGGAAAAGCGAAACGCTGACGTGTTGTTCCCATTTCATCCGCAAAAGCCTCAAAGAGATAATGGTTTTGAGCAATCTTTTGTGCTGCAGAGACCAGAGCCACCTGAAGAAAAGCGAATGCGAGTAGAGATGAAGAGCCAGGACGTGAAATCTAAAGGAAGCGAAATCGTCCACAAGACTTCACCAAAGCCTGTGCAAGAGGAAGTATTAAGCTTCCAAAGAAAGAATTTGCATCTGGACCAACCAAAACCTCAAAAGTTTGGTCCGGCAGATTCTATTTGTTACACGCAGGCCGACAAGCTTCCCGACCAAAGTCGACCCCAAAACCGTGTTCCGAGAAGGGTAAAATCTGAACCAGGTAAAAGCAGGAATAGTACCGTGCCGGTGGTCGAGGAGAAACGCATTCTCGAACCAGCTCCAAGAGCAAGAAAGGTCACGGAACCACTGAAAAACAAGATGCCTCGGAAGCTGaatgaaatgaagaaaaaaggtGGAGCCCTGGTGAAGCCACTCCCACAAGCTTCCTATAAAGAAGGAGCAAAGCAGATAAGGCGTGCAAGGCTGGATGGTCCAGCGGAAACTGAACAAGGCAAAACCAATAAATTGGCTCACAGAGAACACAACGTCAAATCTACAACAGCCGAAGCGAGCCTCCAGTGGCTGACTACTAATGCACATGAACACCAGAAAGAAGCTGAACAACTAGCTCCTGCTTATGCTTGCGATGTGGATGAAAGCCACGAGCTCGAGGAAGCACGAAGCTTCCCATATGACTTG AATCAAAATGTGTCCTCTGTAATCCTGAATGATCCACACTTCAACTCGGAAGAGTTAGGTCGAGATGAAGAACTAATTTCTGCAACAATTGTTTCAGAACCAGCGGATG GAACCCCTGGAGAGACGACTCATACACATCGACCTGACAAATCAGAAGACTGGGACGATTCGAAGTATGGAGTTCAAGAGAAGTTGACGGAATGCGAGAAGCGACTCAAGCACATTCTGATGAGGAGTCAACTATTCCTGAACACAGCCGACGCACTTTTCAAGCTCGACAGCCCCGTGGCCCTCCTACCCATCAGCTACGAGAACTCGCGCGGAGACGACGACAAGCTCATATTGGACTGTGGGTACGAGATAATGAAGAGGAAGGGGAGGAAGCAAGAGCTTGCCGCCCACCCCTTCATGAAGATCTCTGTCGCTTTTGTGAGGGTGAGGACGCTTGACGATCTCGTCAAGCAGTTGATCCGAAACTTCAACCAACTGAAACGGCACGGAAGGGATGGGAATCCCGAATGCGAACCAGAGTACTATGTCCCTAAGATGCTCGAGGTGGATGTGGATGTCGGAGATCCCGACACAAACTGCATGTGGGACTTCGGATGGAATGACGCCATGTCTGCCTTCCTGGAAAAGGACGACGTGGTGAGAGATGTGGAGAAGCAGGTGATCAGCGGACTCATCGACGAGATGACGAGAGATCTTTTAGATGCCTGA
- the LOC115751616 gene encoding glucan endo-1,3-beta-glucosidase 7 isoform X1 — MEVPRFPTLLLFVVLSRTSCFANSQSFIGVNYGQVADNLPQPSATAKLLQSTSIEKVRLYGTDPAIIRALANTGIGIVIGAANGDIPALANDPNFAKNWVNANVAPFYPSSKIILITVGNEVMTSGDHNLMTQLLPAMQNMQNALNAMSLGGKIKVSSVHSMAVLKSSEPPSSGSFDPSFSDVMKGILGFNDATGSPFAINPYPYFAYRSDPRPETLAFCLFQPNAGRLDTNTKIKYTNMFDAQVDAVRSALNSFGFKNVEIVVAETGWPYKGDSNEVGPSMENAKAYNGNLIAHLRSMVGTPLMPGKSVDTYLFALYDEDLKPGPASERAFGLFKSDLSMNYDVGLSKSSQMKTPAAPKTPVGPSPKTPVGPSPKPEKATWCIPKTGVSDAQLQANLDYACGHGINCQPIQPGGACFEPNTVASHAAYAMNLYYQNSDHSPGNCDFSQTATLSPNNPSYNGCVYPCGAR; from the exons ATGGAGGTTCCGCGCTTCCCCACCCTCCTGCTCTTCGTCGTCCTCTCGCGGACGTCTTGCTTCGCGA ATTCGCAGTCATTCATTGGAGTCAACTATGGCCAGGTTGCGGATAACCTCCCGCAGCCGTCTGCCACCGCAAAGCTGCTTCAGTCAACGTCCATCGAGAAGGTCCGGTTATATGGAACGGACCCCGCCATAATTAGGGCTCTAGCAAACACAGGTATTGGAATTGTCATCGGCGCGGCAAATGGCGACATTCCTGCTCTGGCAAATGATCCTAACTTTGCAAAGAATTGGGTCAACGCGAACGTGGCTCCCTTCTATCCCTCGAGCAAAATCATCCTCATCACCGTGGGCAATGAGGTAATGACCTCCGGAGACCATAATTTGATGACTCAGCTGTTGCCGGCGATGCAGAACATGCAGAATGCGCTTAATGCCATGTCCCTGGGAGGGAAAATCAAGGTGTCCTCGGTGCATTCCATGGCCGTGCTTAAGTCATCCGAGCCACCATCTTCCGGTAGTTTTGACCCCAGCTTCAGTGATGTGATGAAGGGAATCTTAGGGTTCAACGATGCAACTGGTTCGCCATTCGCTATCAATCCGTATCCCTATTTCGCGTACAGGAGTGATCCTAGGCCTGAGACATTGGCTTTCTGCTTGTTCCAACCAAATGCTGGGAGGCTCGATACCAACACCAAGATTAAGTACACCAATATGTTTGATGCTCAG GTGGATGCTGTTCGCTCTGCATTAAACTCGTTTGGGTTCAAAAATGTGGAGATTGTAGTGGCTGAGACCGGTTGGCCATACAAGGGAGACAGCAACGAGGTTGGCCCTAGCATGGAGAATGCGAAGGCCTATAATGGTAATTTGATAGCTCACCTCCGCTCGATGGTTGGAACTCCCTTGATGCCTGGGAAATCAGTAGATACGTATCTGTTTGCCCTGTACGATGAGGATTTGAAGCCTGGACCAGCTTCTGAGCGTGCATTTGGTCTTTTCAAGTCAGATCTTTCCATGAACTACGACGTCGGCCTTTCCAAGAGTAGCCAG ATGAAGACTCCTGCAGCGCCAAAGACACCTGTTGGTCCATCGCCAAAGACACCTGTCGGTCCATCGCCAAAGCCCGAGAAAGCAACTTGGTGCATACCCAAGACTGGGGTGTCGGATGCCCAGTTGCAGGCGAACTTGGATTACGCTTGTGGCCATGGAATTAATTGCCAGCCGATCCAACCTGGCGGGGCTTGCTTTGAGCCAAACACCGTGGCATCACATGCTGCATATGCCATGAATCTTTACTACCAGAACTCTGACCACAGTCCTGGGAACTGCGACTTCTCGCAGACGGCCACATTATCACCCAACAACCCAA GTTACAATGGCTGTGTCTACCCATGTGGAGCACGCTGA
- the LOC115751616 gene encoding glucan endo-1,3-beta-glucosidase 7 isoform X2: MEVPRFPTLLLFVVLSRTSCFANSQSFIGVNYGQVADNLPQPSATAKLLQSTSIEKVRLYGTDPAIIRALANTGIGIVIGAANGDIPALANDPNFAKNWVNANVAPFYPSSKIILITVGNEVMTSGDHNLMTQLLPAMQNMQNALNAMSLGGKIKVSSVHSMAVLKSSEPPSSGSFDPSFSDVMKGILGFNDATGSPFAINPYPYFAYRSDPRPETLAFCLFQPNAGRLDTNTKIKYTNMFDAQVDAVRSALNSFGFKNVEIVVAETGWPYKGDSNEVGPSMENAKAYNGNLIAHLRSMVGTPLMPGKSVDTYLFALYDEDLKPGPASERAFGLFKSDLSMNYDVGLSKSSQTPAAPKTPVGPSPKTPVGPSPKPEKATWCIPKTGVSDAQLQANLDYACGHGINCQPIQPGGACFEPNTVASHAAYAMNLYYQNSDHSPGNCDFSQTATLSPNNPSYNGCVYPCGAR, encoded by the exons ATGGAGGTTCCGCGCTTCCCCACCCTCCTGCTCTTCGTCGTCCTCTCGCGGACGTCTTGCTTCGCGA ATTCGCAGTCATTCATTGGAGTCAACTATGGCCAGGTTGCGGATAACCTCCCGCAGCCGTCTGCCACCGCAAAGCTGCTTCAGTCAACGTCCATCGAGAAGGTCCGGTTATATGGAACGGACCCCGCCATAATTAGGGCTCTAGCAAACACAGGTATTGGAATTGTCATCGGCGCGGCAAATGGCGACATTCCTGCTCTGGCAAATGATCCTAACTTTGCAAAGAATTGGGTCAACGCGAACGTGGCTCCCTTCTATCCCTCGAGCAAAATCATCCTCATCACCGTGGGCAATGAGGTAATGACCTCCGGAGACCATAATTTGATGACTCAGCTGTTGCCGGCGATGCAGAACATGCAGAATGCGCTTAATGCCATGTCCCTGGGAGGGAAAATCAAGGTGTCCTCGGTGCATTCCATGGCCGTGCTTAAGTCATCCGAGCCACCATCTTCCGGTAGTTTTGACCCCAGCTTCAGTGATGTGATGAAGGGAATCTTAGGGTTCAACGATGCAACTGGTTCGCCATTCGCTATCAATCCGTATCCCTATTTCGCGTACAGGAGTGATCCTAGGCCTGAGACATTGGCTTTCTGCTTGTTCCAACCAAATGCTGGGAGGCTCGATACCAACACCAAGATTAAGTACACCAATATGTTTGATGCTCAG GTGGATGCTGTTCGCTCTGCATTAAACTCGTTTGGGTTCAAAAATGTGGAGATTGTAGTGGCTGAGACCGGTTGGCCATACAAGGGAGACAGCAACGAGGTTGGCCCTAGCATGGAGAATGCGAAGGCCTATAATGGTAATTTGATAGCTCACCTCCGCTCGATGGTTGGAACTCCCTTGATGCCTGGGAAATCAGTAGATACGTATCTGTTTGCCCTGTACGATGAGGATTTGAAGCCTGGACCAGCTTCTGAGCGTGCATTTGGTCTTTTCAAGTCAGATCTTTCCATGAACTACGACGTCGGCCTTTCCAAGAGTAGCCAG ACTCCTGCAGCGCCAAAGACACCTGTTGGTCCATCGCCAAAGACACCTGTCGGTCCATCGCCAAAGCCCGAGAAAGCAACTTGGTGCATACCCAAGACTGGGGTGTCGGATGCCCAGTTGCAGGCGAACTTGGATTACGCTTGTGGCCATGGAATTAATTGCCAGCCGATCCAACCTGGCGGGGCTTGCTTTGAGCCAAACACCGTGGCATCACATGCTGCATATGCCATGAATCTTTACTACCAGAACTCTGACCACAGTCCTGGGAACTGCGACTTCTCGCAGACGGCCACATTATCACCCAACAACCCAA GTTACAATGGCTGTGTCTACCCATGTGGAGCACGCTGA
- the LOC115751620 gene encoding protein LIKE COV 3-like, with protein MTTRERDRDRDLLIPVSALPENGGSKSSSPSSSPPTAVPPPHHHSGREAISKVVQSWASKKFMTGCVILLPMAITFYVTWGFIHFVDGFFSPIYNHLGINIFGLGFVTSMTFIFLVGIFMSSWLGASVLTLGEWFIKKMPLVSYIYSASKQISAAISPDQTSNAFKEVALIRHPRIGEYAFGFITSSVILQRNVGEEELTCVYVPSNHLYIGDLFLISSNDIIRPNLSVREGIEIVISGGMSIPQILTTVDAQVTPAARIGHLAALKV; from the exons ATGACGACGAGAGAGAGGGATAGGGATCGCGACCTGCTGATTCCCGTCTCCGCCCTCCCCGAGAATGGCGGCTCCAAGTCCTCCTCCCCGTCGTCCTCGCCTCCCACTGCTGTGCCGCCCCCGCATCATCACTCCGGTCGagag GCCATTTCCAAAGTTGTCCAGAGCTGGGCTtccaaaaagtttatgacaGGGTG TGTCATTCTTCTTCCGATGGCCATTACATTTTATGTCACGTGGGGTTTCATTCATTTCGTGGATGGGTTCTTCTCTCCAATCTATAACCATCTAGGGATTAACATCTTTG GTCTTGGATTTGTCACCTCCATGACTTTCATTTTCTTGGTTGGGATTTTCATGTCGTCATGGTTAGGAGCCTCTGTTCTCACCCTCGGCGAATGGTTCATTAAGAAAATGCCACTCGTGAGCTATATTTATTCTGCATCAAAGCAAATAAGTGCAGCAATATCACCAG ATCAAACCTCCAATGCATTCAAAGAAGTGGCTCTAATAAGGCATCCACGTATTGGCGAGTATGCATTTGGTTTTATTACGTCTTCCGTTATTCTCCAAAGAAATGTGGGCGAAGAAGAATTGACCTGCGTTTATGTGCCTTCTAACCACCTCTATATTGGGGATCTCTTTCTAATTAGTTCAAATGATATCATAAGGCCTAACTTATCCGTTCGGGAAGGGATCG AAATTGTCATCTCTGGAGGCATGTCAATTCCTCAGATATTGACAACGGTGGATGCACAGGTCACTCCGGCAGCAAGAATTGGTCATTTGGCAGCATTGAAAGTATGA